A single region of the Biomphalaria glabrata chromosome 15, xgBioGlab47.1, whole genome shotgun sequence genome encodes:
- the LOC106060802 gene encoding uncharacterized protein LOC106060802, with translation MVIKREVAYGIVQGLSDFWKCEELQDFTVTLGTTKFECHRFLLAACSGFFRGLFRSGMKETELKCVTVEDISSETFEFILETLYTGHGVLTNDNVIDIWRAAHQLQITFLIRECENFVIKTLSFENYVDYFLNSRLLNSETVSQTVWSFILKNSNDFFRTHCFNELPLSDVLNVIRSQDLVVKSEDDVINAILRWVEFTSIKDHGETNQNVQNKVEKRDETNTLKADVDIPDDKCSDTCNNMAVSSQHEKEGELFTSNGNRRKYLFTLLSSARLCLTSQTCLDKLVRHPLLCYSTKAKDLVIEALLYLLQTENKRSGQWPSSAIHRNNSPLVNAAIVPGRFEMTVNIRVFCFSTQTWFRLCPLENKALDVVKFAGTEGICYAFGTRSTETSESSDKYSTPQYLKISNSTLPQAKSLFGQQPKCFTFGASAETKDASSIEDTQEFPITVFKYQDGSWSNLAFSLTLPSETFSVVGANSFLYVLSNKQFWRLDPAMRTHVQMENYPDDDPICHLTNYEQMILVFSSAPKKGIDETVIHCYDTTQNIWTRLNNLEGPADGMTSFKDNYFTYILQSSGDMWKMVKPQLDVVDFEHVGKLWSCDWPVQGAVTFMNDLYIYGVKSEARKDDPQLRKCLPGVFRQIICMESNSTELSTFLPIVLRRSDLKNFV, from the coding sequence ATGGTGATCAAACGAGAAGTGGCCTATGGCATTGTTCAAGGTTTGAGTGACTTTTGGAAATGTGAAGAACTGCAAGATTTTACTGTCACGCTTGGTACAACAAAGTTTGAATGTCATAGGTTTCTTCTGGCAGCTTGCTCTGGGTTTTTTAGAGGACTGTTTAGATCCGGTATGAAAGAAACGGAATTAAAGTGTGTGACTGTAGAAGACATTTCAAGTGAAACTTTTGAGTTTATCCTGGAGACTCTCTACACTGGTCATGGTGttttgacaaatgacaatgtcaTTGACATCTGGCGGGCAGCTCATCAACTTCAAATAACATTTCTAATTAGAGAATGTGAAAACTTTGTCATAAAAACTTTGTCTTTTGAAAACTATGTTGACTATTTTCTAAACAGCAGACTGTTGAACTCTGAAACAGTAAGTCAGACAGTTTGGTCATTCATCCTTAAAAACTCCAACGATTTTTTCAGGACACATTGTTTTAATGAGCTACCACTTAGTGATGTTTTAAATGTGATCAGAAGTCAAGATCTTGTCGTTAAATCAGAAGATGACGTCATCAACGCCATTTTAAGGTGGGTGGAGTTTACGTCAATCAAAGACCATGGAGAGACCAATCAAAATGTTCAAAACAAGGTTGAAAAAAGAGACGAAACTAATACATTGAAGGCTGATGTTGACATTCCTGATGACAAATGTAGCGATACATGTAACAATATGGCTGTAAGCAGTCAACACGAGAAGGAAGGTGAACTTTTTACAAGCAATGGCAACAGAAGAAAGTATCTGTTTACCTTGTTATCAAGTGCAAGACTCTGCCTCACAAGTCAGACATGTTTGGACAAGTTGGTACGTCACCCACTTCTATGTTATAGCACAAAGGCTAAGGACTTGGTCATTGAGGCTTTACTTTACCTGCTTCAAACTGAAAACAAACGAAGTGGGCAGTGGCCATCTAGTGCAATACATAGAAACAACAGCCCTTTGGTCAATGCTGCTATCGTCCCAGGGCGCTTTGAAATGACAGTTAATATTcgcgttttttgtttttcaacacaAACATGGTTCCGTCTTTGTCCATTAGAGAACAAAGCGCTAGATGTAGTAAAGTTTGCAGGGACTGAAGGCATTTGCTACGCTTTTGGTACTAGATCTACGGAAACTTCTGAGTCATCTGACAAATATTCAACACCACAATATCTTAAAATCAGTAATTCAACTTTACCTCAAGCGAAAAGTTTATTTGGACAGCAGCCTAAATGTTTTACTTTCGGTGCCAGTGCTGAAACAAAAGATGCTTCTTCTATAGAAGACACTCAAGAATTTCCTATAACAGTTTTTAAATATCAAGATGGCTCTTGGTCGAATCTGGCTTTCTCTCTGACTTTACCATCAGAAACTTTTTCTGTTGTTGGTGCTAATTCCTTCCTGTATGTTCTGTCAAATAAACAATTTTGGAGACTAGATCCTGCTATGAGAACACATGTCCAGATGGAAAATTATCCTGATGACGACCCTATCTGCCACTTAACAAATTATGAGCaaatgattcttgtgttttcaaGTGCACCTAAAAAAGGTATAGACGAGACAGTCATCCATTGCTATGATACGACACAAAACATCTGGACAAGGCTCAACAATCTTGAAGGTCCAGCTGATGGAATGACCAGTTTTAAAGATAACTATTTTACATACATTTTACAGTCCAGTGGAGATATGTGGAAGATGGTCAAGCCACAATTAGATGTTGTTGATTTTGAGCATGTGGGCAAACTTTGGAGTTGCGACTGGCCAGTTCAGGGAGCGGTCACTTTCATGAATGATTTATACATCTATGGGGTCAAGTCTGAAGCTCGTAAAGATGACCCTCAACTACGAAAATGTCTGCCAGGTGTGTTTAGACAAATCATTTGTATGGAGAGCAATTCGACTGAACTATCCACGTTTCTACCAATTGTATTAAGGCGTTCAGAtcttaaaaattttgtttag